Proteins encoded by one window of Mercenaria mercenaria strain notata chromosome 4, MADL_Memer_1, whole genome shotgun sequence:
- the LOC123553193 gene encoding melanopsin-like, whose translation MVGYPAEFVALVCFLLAGELIIGLTLNLYIMIRWYNDKTRKAKNRKNGNNFIITLKFMDLFICVTAIPFAFAALIVNSDHNLVVCFIKEGFVMFASSGSSFCVLLISVDRYIAIVWPTKNLLTHKRILTCRVIAVLFALIGLVLPSLSLLMGMFYTARSQSSSLLPCRHVVWIFEPNYLYEIYYIFSFLIAVIITFLCYHSVLKVVRRRLLLRATTVTHASASTQRANSYVDRFRRQEYKATRVAFAVVVSFLVCWGPHVIITVIQFTLVESLVIDMIQSVCLVIAFLTPIIHPVIYSYETNDRKDTFTMSSVPICGSWFKGGSRITPEQTHIDSIKVISREVPDEVNVDSFKCTSTGTPELPKEDSIINYNRKSQTQLDNGLSNDVNDILKLGTSRDSTTVTLVGTINVISEHIA comes from the coding sequence ATGGTTGGCTATCCGGCAGAATTTGTGGCTTTAGTTTGCTTTCTGCTTGCCGGTGAACTCATAATTGGTCTTACTCTTAACTTATATATCATGATCAGGTGGTACAACGACAAGACACGTAAAGCAAAAAATAGAAAGAATGGCAACAACTTCATCATCACGCTCAAATTTATGGACTTATTTATTTGTGTTACAGCGATACCGTTTGCATTTGCAGCGCTCATAGTCAACAGTGATCATAACTTGGTTGTTTGCTTCATAAAAGAAGGCTTTGTAATGTTTGCAAGTTCGGGGAGCTCATTTTGCGTGCTGCTTATCAGTGTAGACCGTTACATTGCCATCGTATGGCCAACGAAAAATCTACTGACGCACAAAAGGATTTTAACTTGTAGGGTTATCGCGGTGCTGTTTGCTTTGATTGGTCTAGTTCTACCATCTTTAAGTTTGCTAATGGGAATGTTTTACACCGCAAGGAGTCAAAGTTCATCTTTACTTCCCTGTAGACATGTAGTTTGGATATTTGAACCaaattatttatatgaaatatattatatattttcatttctcatCGCTGTGATAATAACTTTCCTGTGTTATCACTCTGTGCTTAAAGTCGTACGACGCCGGTTGTTATTACGTGCAACGACGGTAACACATGCATCTGCATCAACCCAGAGAGCTAATTCATATGTAGACAGATTTCGCAGACAAGAATACAAAGCTACGCGTGTAGCCTTTGCAGTAGTTGTATCATTCCTTGTATGTTGGGGTCCACATGTAATCATTACCGTTATTCAATTTACACTGGTAGAGAGCTTGGTTATAGATATGATACAATCAGTGTGTTTAGTGATAGCATTTTTGACACCCATAATTCACCCCGTGATCTATTCATATGAAACCAACGAtagaaaagatacatttaccatgTCAAGTGTTCCGATTTGTGGTTCATGGTTCAAAGGTGGTAGCCGTATAACACCAGAACAAACACATATTGACAGTATCAAGGTTATTAGTCGAGAAGTACCGGATGAAGTTAATGTTGACAGTTTTAAATGCACTAGTACAGGGACACCAGAACTACCTAAAGAAGACAGTATTATAAATTACAATCGGAAATCACAGACTCAATTGGACAATGGACTTTCAAATGACGTTAACGATATACTAAAGCTTGGAACTTCTCGTGATTCTACCACAGTAACATTGGTAGGGACTATAAATGTTATATCTGAACATATAGCATAA